The proteins below come from a single Roseiflexus sp. RS-1 genomic window:
- a CDS encoding FG-GAP repeat protein: MRSWKRLSAPVAGVVLITLLTLFAPARSVMMQSSLTFTQTKLLAADAAQYNYFGLSVAVRGDTAIVGAYGKSDLVRNAGAAYAFTRNAGSWTQQARLGTSSPLIDAYLGATVATNGSYTAAGAPYASVGAQNDGVVYLFSNATWQQQTILLPNDPDSLSQFGNALAINDNTLFVGAPMHDSFGVNAGAVYVFTFDGASWVQQQKLIGVDTAPGDRFGSALALNDGWLAVSAPLHSSPGSPGGAVYLFEFDGVSWVQRYKVGAPDTIAGDRFGSAIALDDGWLAVGVPLHRFVGSASGAVYLFEFNGTAWVQRQKFVASDTAGSDQFGSALALENRRLVVGAPLHNSNGPASGAVYIFERATTTWIERAKLIGSDTNAGDRLGGSISIDGNTILVGAYGDTAAGPATGAAYVFVEVTGPGVTTTPSIIVTPTETSTPSATPSNTPSPTFTSTPSATPSNTPSPTFTSTPSPTPSATPTFTSTPSPTPSATPTFTSTPSPTPSATPTFTSTPSPTPSATPTFTSTPSPTPSATPTFTSTPSPTPSATPTFTSTPSPTPSATPTFTSTPSPTPSATPTFTSTPLPTPSATPTFTSTPSPTPSATPTFTSTPSPTPSATPSNTPSATPSNTPTATATVPPGTGTPRPILACVARRSPASYVAIFGYEMEGTAPVHMPVGGENRFNRYREDLGQPTTFEPGTRRAAFAVVFDGLPLTWSLAGRQVTAWANYPIRCSSDAVVRIQPILECTLPDSNGTTIARFGYRNDNAFNVAVPVRWQNFFVPAPIQRGQPVVFAPGRHRFVFETGFSRGALVWFLDGRIAVATNAPVQACQFN; encoded by the coding sequence ATGCGCTCTTGGAAAAGACTCAGCGCGCCCGTTGCGGGCGTTGTACTGATCACGCTGCTCACGCTGTTTGCACCCGCCCGGTCGGTGATGATGCAATCATCGCTGACGTTTACGCAGACAAAACTTCTCGCTGCGGATGCTGCGCAGTACAATTATTTTGGGTTATCGGTTGCAGTCAGGGGTGATACGGCGATCGTCGGCGCCTACGGGAAGTCAGATCTTGTGCGGAATGCTGGCGCTGCTTATGCGTTCACCCGCAACGCCGGATCGTGGACGCAGCAGGCGCGACTGGGAACATCAAGCCCTCTGATCGACGCATACCTCGGCGCAACCGTGGCTACCAATGGGTCGTACACGGCGGCGGGCGCGCCGTATGCCAGTGTTGGCGCACAGAATGACGGCGTGGTGTATCTCTTCTCCAACGCTACCTGGCAACAGCAGACGATCCTTCTGCCCAATGATCCCGACTCGCTGTCACAGTTTGGCAATGCGCTTGCAATCAATGACAACACCCTTTTTGTCGGTGCGCCGATGCACGACTCCTTCGGCGTCAACGCCGGTGCGGTGTATGTATTTACCTTCGATGGCGCCTCCTGGGTGCAACAGCAAAAGTTAATCGGCGTCGACACCGCCCCCGGCGATCGTTTTGGCAGCGCACTGGCGCTGAACGATGGCTGGCTGGCAGTGAGCGCGCCGCTCCATAGTTCACCTGGAAGTCCAGGCGGCGCAGTGTACCTTTTCGAGTTTGACGGCGTCTCCTGGGTGCAACGGTATAAAGTAGGTGCGCCCGATACCATTGCAGGCGATCGTTTTGGCAGCGCAATTGCGCTGGACGATGGCTGGCTGGCGGTCGGCGTGCCGCTGCACCGTTTCGTTGGAAGTGCCAGCGGCGCCGTTTATCTTTTTGAATTTAACGGAACAGCCTGGGTGCAGCGGCAGAAGTTCGTCGCCAGCGATACCGCTGGCAGTGACCAGTTTGGCAGCGCACTGGCGCTCGAAAACCGGCGACTCGTCGTCGGTGCGCCATTGCACAATTCAAACGGACCTGCAAGCGGCGCCGTTTACATCTTCGAGCGCGCGACAACCACGTGGATTGAGCGCGCAAAACTGATCGGCAGCGACACCAACGCTGGCGATAGATTGGGCGGATCGATCAGTATTGACGGTAATACCATTCTCGTGGGCGCCTATGGCGATACAGCCGCCGGTCCGGCAACAGGCGCAGCATATGTGTTCGTTGAAGTGACAGGTCCAGGAGTGACGACCACACCGTCGATCATCGTCACTCCAACGGAGACCAGCACCCCCTCGGCGACGCCATCCAATACGCCGTCGCCCACCTTTACCAGCACCCCCTCGGCGACGCCATCCAATACGCCGTCGCCGACCTTCACCAGCACCCCCTCGCCGACCCCCTCGGCCACGCCGACCTTCACCAGCACCCCCTCGCCGACCCCCTCGGCCACGCCGACCTTCACCAGCACCCCCTCGCCGACCCCCTCGGCCACGCCGACCTTCACCAGCACGCCCTCGCCGACCCCCTCGGCCACGCCGACCTTCACCAGCACGCCCTCGCCGACCCCCTCGGCCACGCCGACCTTCACCAGCACGCCCTCGCCGACCCCCTCGGCCACGCCGACCTTCACCAGCACGCCCTCGCCGACCCCCTCGGCCACGCCGACCTTCACCAGCACGCCCTCGCCGACCCCCTCGGCCACGCCGACCTTCACCAGCACGCCCTTGCCGACCCCCTCGGCCACGCCGACCTTCACCAGCACGCCCTCGCCGACCCCCTCGGCCACGCCGACCTTCACCAGCACGCCCTCGCCGACCCCCTCGGCCACGCCGTCCAATACCCCCTCGGCCACCCCGTCCAATACTCCAACAGCAACGGCAACTGTTCCGCCGGGAACGGGAACGCCTCGCCCGATCCTCGCGTGCGTCGCGCGACGTTCACCTGCAAGTTATGTCGCTATCTTTGGATACGAGATGGAAGGGACGGCGCCGGTGCATATGCCGGTGGGTGGCGAAAACCGGTTCAATCGCTATCGGGAAGACCTCGGTCAGCCAACCACGTTTGAGCCAGGCACGCGGCGAGCAGCGTTCGCAGTAGTCTTCGACGGCTTGCCGCTGACGTGGTCACTGGCGGGGCGACAGGTGACGGCATGGGCGAATTATCCGATTCGCTGCAGCAGCGATGCTGTTGTGCGCATCCAACCCATACTGGAGTGCACGCTGCCGGATAGCAATGGCACAACGATCGCGCGGTTCGGGTATCGAAATGACAATGCGTTCAATGTCGCCGTGCCTGTCCGGTGGCAAAACTTCTTCGTTCCGGCGCCGATCCAGCGCGGGCAGCCGGTTGTCTTCGCGCCTGGCAGACATCGGTTCGTCTTTGAAACCGGTTTCTCACGAGGTGCGCTGGTATGGTTCCTGGATGGACGAATAGCAGTAGCAACCAATGCGCCCGTACAGGCGTGCCAGTTCAACTGA
- a CDS encoding AAA family ATPase: MARENPVTSGATSDNDTPRLENPFIQRTRIVDAARFAGRWRELSLIFDAIEARRPVIVTGPPGIGKSSLLTHITASAAVHLEEPLLPSFYLALHEAATPEDVYETVLQALGIPGATSAALEVALLEMETPVLLCLDDAHRALDAGWGDTLLNTLARIARGGQLILVVASAGEMPLLSERFASVRLGAFAPAEVRLFAETYLEGTGVSFTPAELRLLSNLSAGHPAYLQRAAYHLFESRRDGRDWRAHFLVEARERPIPGAPLPPEAFEGEEGEGGIRPRYGTLQTERSGAEDTLFPLPEAPRALLLMIVPLAALLVFVAVGNVITAVLVALSGLMIALVWWYRCRVS; this comes from the coding sequence GTGGCAAGAGAGAATCCGGTGACTTCTGGCGCAACATCCGACAACGACACGCCACGTCTGGAGAATCCATTCATCCAGCGCACGCGCATCGTTGACGCCGCCCGTTTTGCCGGGCGCTGGCGTGAATTGTCGCTGATCTTCGATGCAATCGAAGCGCGTCGACCGGTCATAGTCACCGGTCCGCCGGGTATCGGCAAATCATCGCTGCTCACCCATATCACTGCATCGGCTGCGGTACATCTGGAAGAGCCACTGCTGCCGTCGTTCTACCTGGCGCTTCACGAAGCGGCAACGCCGGAGGATGTCTACGAGACCGTGCTTCAGGCATTGGGGATTCCAGGCGCAACGTCTGCGGCTTTAGAAGTTGCGCTGCTTGAGATGGAGACGCCGGTGCTCCTCTGCCTTGATGACGCTCATCGCGCGTTGGATGCGGGATGGGGCGACACGTTGCTCAATACGCTGGCGCGCATTGCGCGTGGCGGGCAGTTGATCCTGGTTGTGGCGTCGGCAGGGGAGATGCCGTTGCTCAGCGAGCGGTTCGCCAGCGTTCGCCTCGGCGCCTTCGCGCCAGCAGAAGTTCGCCTCTTCGCAGAAACCTATCTTGAAGGAACCGGCGTCAGTTTCACGCCTGCTGAATTGCGATTGCTGAGCAATCTCAGCGCTGGTCATCCCGCCTATCTTCAGCGCGCAGCATACCACCTGTTCGAGAGTCGCCGCGACGGGCGCGATTGGCGTGCGCATTTTCTCGTCGAGGCACGGGAACGTCCCATTCCGGGGGCGCCATTGCCGCCGGAGGCTTTTGAAGGCGAAGAGGGAGAAGGTGGTATCAGACCGCGCTACGGTACGCTTCAGACCGAACGTTCAGGCGCGGAAGATACGCTCTTCCCGCTACCTGAAGCACCCCGCGCTCTCCTGCTGATGATTGTGCCTCTGGCGGCGTTACTGGTCTTCGTCGCTGTCGGTAATGTCATAACTGCCGTCCTGGTGGCTCTGTCGGGTCTCATGATCGCGCTGGTCTGGTGGTATCGTTGCAGAGTCAGTTGA
- a CDS encoding AAA family ATPase, which produces MTSRSLRIIVITSPDQLDQEWINRLAREADVEGLDRVGSVAAGVLLAQQHRPDLVIVDRDVEQTESAIRQIFTQVPSTLCIAVTPSADVTSLRRLVMAGARDVIGRPIQHADLMNSIHAVIAAERDRVARSSAGGDRRNGRLVVVIAPKGGVGATTIAANLAVALRQVTNTGVALADMGLQFGDVGVHLNIWSRHTLYDLVMHAYELDDALFEKVLQAHSSGIKVLLAPHDLEMAGDISREAVAAVVHGLLERHTYVVCDTWSFLDEVTETLLEKADDVLVVTTPEVPALRHTKSFLEHISRNELTRGRITLVLNRFPSVNGIALQDIQKHLRYPVGANIPSEGQPITHSINRGVPVVMAHPQSWAGQSFLNLAAYVAGDGAQLISLKRSGGKKAGKGSLPGVKERRSLFSLVRGA; this is translated from the coding sequence GTGACCTCTCGATCTCTTCGAATTATCGTCATCACGTCGCCTGATCAACTCGATCAGGAATGGATCAACCGTCTTGCGCGCGAGGCGGACGTCGAGGGCCTCGACCGTGTGGGCAGCGTGGCTGCCGGAGTGCTTCTGGCGCAGCAGCATCGCCCGGATCTGGTGATTGTGGATCGTGATGTCGAACAGACAGAGTCTGCGATACGCCAGATCTTCACGCAGGTTCCTTCCACCCTCTGCATTGCTGTCACCCCTTCAGCGGATGTAACCTCACTGCGGCGCCTGGTGATGGCTGGCGCCCGCGATGTGATCGGACGTCCGATCCAGCATGCCGATCTGATGAATAGCATTCATGCGGTCATTGCCGCAGAACGTGATCGCGTCGCCCGCTCATCCGCGGGTGGCGACCGACGCAACGGTCGGTTGGTGGTTGTGATTGCGCCAAAGGGCGGGGTTGGCGCCACGACGATCGCCGCCAATCTGGCGGTTGCGTTGCGTCAGGTGACGAATACGGGTGTAGCGCTTGCCGATATGGGGTTACAATTCGGCGATGTTGGCGTCCATTTGAATATCTGGTCGCGCCACACGCTCTACGATCTGGTGATGCATGCCTATGAACTGGACGATGCGCTTTTTGAGAAAGTTTTGCAGGCGCATAGTTCCGGGATCAAGGTGCTGCTTGCACCGCACGATCTGGAAATGGCTGGCGACATCTCACGCGAAGCGGTAGCGGCCGTGGTGCATGGGTTGCTGGAACGACACACGTATGTGGTATGCGATACCTGGTCATTCCTCGATGAAGTGACCGAGACGCTGCTCGAGAAGGCGGACGATGTGCTGGTCGTAACGACGCCGGAAGTGCCTGCGCTGCGCCATACCAAGAGTTTTCTGGAACATATCTCACGCAATGAACTGACGCGCGGGCGGATCACGCTGGTGCTCAACCGTTTCCCCAGCGTGAACGGCATTGCGCTCCAGGATATTCAGAAACACCTGCGCTATCCGGTAGGCGCCAATATTCCGAGCGAAGGTCAACCGATCACGCACAGCATCAATCGCGGCGTGCCGGTTGTGATGGCGCACCCTCAGAGTTGGGCAGGCCAGAGTTTCCTCAACCTGGCAGCATATGTCGCTGGCGACGGTGCACAATTAATTTCGCTCAAACGTTCGGGCGGAAAGAAAGCCGGCAAAGGATCGCTGCCGGGTGTGAAGGAGCGCCGCAGTCTGTTCAGCCTGGTGCGCGGTGCATAA
- the cutA gene encoding divalent-cation tolerance protein CutA, with the protein MTHSRIAARYPACYNIAGRQEATGLKDRTAPVNLIAVITTVGSVEDARKLATALVERQLAACAQISQIESVYRWKGAIQHEPEFRVLFKTTAARYQDVEEAIRALHPYELPAIHAFAIEHVYAPYGAWVEENSSAT; encoded by the coding sequence ATGACGCATTCGCGGATTGCTGCACGCTACCCGGCATGCTACAATATCGCCGGAAGACAGGAAGCAACAGGATTGAAGGATAGGACGGCGCCGGTGAACCTGATCGCTGTCATTACGACTGTTGGAAGCGTCGAGGATGCGCGGAAACTTGCCACGGCGCTGGTCGAGCGACAACTGGCAGCCTGCGCGCAGATCTCACAGATCGAGAGTGTGTACCGCTGGAAGGGTGCAATCCAGCACGAACCAGAGTTTCGTGTGCTGTTCAAAACGACCGCTGCACGCTATCAGGACGTGGAAGAGGCGATTCGCGCGCTGCATCCGTATGAACTGCCAGCGATCCACGCCTTCGCCATCGAACATGTGTATGCACCATACGGCGCATGGGTCGAGGAGAACAGCAGCGCCACATAG
- a CDS encoding SagB family peptide dehydrogenase yields the protein MKRLRHDVNALVSIALLVTTTIAILTGIIADVWDLTGFVFHTYAGYVMAALVMFHVALNWGRLRRYVYVRLFRSGSTARTRSPAFATVHPRRSTVEPSAPGIVRALHTRRGFLGVLIGGLAGLAIGRSTARVRLDVPFGTDLGVAYHQWSKPGMSDLFGAVASWGAQPPLYKTYPDSLRIMLPPPDDRPGLALETAIQQRRSVRHYSDEPLTLAELSRLLYYTGGINAERFGIKLRAAPSAGALYPIETYLAIHRVADLRPGVYHYNVADHSLSLIRDADVRGETVRHGLMQEFLGTCNAVVYFTVILQRLRWRYQERAYRYALLEAGHLAQNLYLAATSHGMGVCAVGAFLDDEVNAMLGVDGEREAAVYMLAVGKTRDRV from the coding sequence ATGAAACGATTACGCCACGATGTGAACGCGCTGGTGAGTATCGCTCTGCTGGTTACAACCACGATTGCCATTCTCACCGGCATCATCGCTGATGTGTGGGATCTGACAGGATTTGTGTTCCACACCTACGCCGGATATGTCATGGCAGCGCTGGTCATGTTCCACGTGGCGCTGAACTGGGGTCGACTGAGACGCTATGTATACGTTCGCCTGTTCCGCTCGGGATCAACCGCCCGCACCAGATCTCCCGCTTTCGCAACCGTTCATCCACGCCGCTCGACGGTTGAACCCAGCGCTCCAGGCATCGTGCGTGCGCTGCATACGCGGCGCGGTTTCCTCGGCGTCTTGATCGGCGGTCTGGCAGGTCTGGCAATCGGGCGCAGCACGGCGCGCGTACGACTGGATGTGCCGTTTGGAACCGATCTGGGTGTGGCATATCATCAGTGGAGCAAACCGGGGATGAGCGACCTGTTCGGCGCAGTTGCCAGTTGGGGCGCACAGCCGCCTTTGTACAAAACATACCCCGACTCTCTGCGGATCATGCTGCCGCCCCCCGATGATCGACCGGGATTGGCGCTTGAAACCGCCATTCAACAGCGACGTTCCGTGCGTCATTACAGTGATGAACCTCTCACGCTGGCGGAACTGTCGCGACTGCTCTACTACACCGGCGGAATCAACGCCGAACGTTTCGGGATAAAGTTGCGCGCTGCACCGTCCGCCGGCGCGCTCTATCCAATCGAGACGTACCTTGCCATTCACCGCGTCGCCGACCTGCGCCCCGGTGTCTACCACTACAATGTCGCCGATCATTCCCTGTCGCTGATCCGCGACGCTGACGTGCGGGGGGAAACGGTGCGACATGGGTTGATGCAGGAGTTTCTGGGAACGTGCAATGCGGTTGTCTATTTCACGGTCATCCTTCAGCGGCTGCGCTGGCGGTACCAGGAGCGCGCCTACCGGTATGCGCTGCTCGAAGCAGGGCACCTGGCGCAGAACCTGTATCTCGCGGCGACATCGCACGGTATGGGTGTTTGCGCGGTTGGCGCCTTCCTCGATGATGAAGTCAATGCAATGCTTGGCGTGGATGGCGAGCGGGAAGCTGCTGTGTATATGCTCGCGGTTGGGAAAACGAGAGATCGGGTATAA
- a CDS encoding zinc ribbon domain-containing protein — protein MSHSVSPDVHRLVADAIAAIRSGDKARGQKLLMQALRINPHHEVAWLWMASLVETPERRRECLERALAINPHNETARRALRALSEPQPPHATPQQHVDALDQTFHSSPTSVHEHVQTATQANRTQDDQARHCPHCGAPLETTATFCAFCKSPVAPHPASDAPSLSLTNKERRRLETSKDTRNRRRPSFLEHFSSFCFFLIFAPMVFCTILSSPSLSIFLLLISAPPLILSSMELYRNYQIERSLKKAKSRVDCPVLDIWKDDDSESISYFIAWELMVTDQHGQPLRLQQAQKIYGYRLYGCLKMRRTVRVRYAPEQPDVSILDEEWVAAIQKSSHV, from the coding sequence ATGTCGCACTCTGTCTCGCCCGATGTTCACCGTCTGGTCGCCGATGCTATCGCTGCTATTCGCTCCGGCGACAAAGCGCGCGGTCAGAAGCTTCTCATGCAGGCGCTGCGCATTAATCCTCATCACGAAGTCGCCTGGTTGTGGATGGCGTCGCTCGTCGAAACTCCTGAACGGCGGCGTGAATGCCTGGAACGCGCGCTGGCGATCAACCCGCACAACGAAACCGCGCGGCGTGCGCTCCGGGCGCTGTCTGAGCCACAGCCACCGCACGCGACGCCGCAGCAGCATGTCGATGCACTGGATCAGACATTTCACTCATCGCCGACTTCCGTCCACGAACACGTTCAGACCGCAACACAAGCGAATAGAACGCAAGACGATCAGGCGCGCCACTGCCCGCACTGCGGCGCGCCGCTGGAGACGACCGCCACGTTCTGCGCGTTTTGCAAGAGTCCGGTGGCGCCGCATCCAGCATCTGATGCTCCATCATTGTCGTTGACCAATAAGGAACGGAGGCGACTTGAAACCAGTAAAGATACGCGAAATAGGAGAAGACCATCTTTCTTGGAGCACTTCTCCAGTTTCTGTTTTTTTCTCATATTCGCCCCCATGGTCTTCTGTACCATACTAAGTTCCCCGTCCCTGTCAATCTTTTTGTTATTAATATCCGCACCCCCTTTGATTTTATCCTCTATGGAGTTATATCGTAATTACCAGATTGAAAGATCGCTAAAGAAAGCGAAATCCAGAGTGGATTGTCCGGTTCTTGATATATGGAAGGATGATGATAGTGAAAGCATATCATACTTTATCGCCTGGGAACTGATGGTAACCGATCAGCACGGACAACCCCTTCGCCTTCAGCAGGCGCAGAAAATCTACGGTTATAGATTGTACGGTTGTCTTAAGATGCGCAGAACGGTGCGGGTGCGGTATGCGCCGGAGCAACCTGACGTTTCGATCCTGGACGAAGAGTGGGTTGCTGCCATTCAGAAGTCCTCCCACGTATGA